A window of Mycobacteriales bacterium contains these coding sequences:
- a CDS encoding Fur family transcriptional regulator, producing MPAVAEYEDMLRRADLRVTRPRLAVLAAVHGHPHADTDAISGAVRADFGGVSRQAVYDVLRALTDAGLVRRIVPAGSVARYEARVGDNHHHVVCRSCGDIADVDCAVGNTPCLTASDDQGFAIDEAEVVYWGRCPECDAAAAG from the coding sequence GTGCCGGCGGTGGCGGAGTACGAGGACATGTTGCGTCGCGCCGATCTGCGCGTGACGCGTCCTCGGCTGGCGGTGCTGGCCGCGGTGCACGGTCATCCGCACGCCGACACCGATGCGATCAGCGGTGCCGTGCGGGCGGATTTCGGGGGGGTGTCCCGGCAGGCGGTGTACGACGTACTGCGCGCACTGACCGACGCGGGACTCGTGCGACGTATCGTGCCGGCCGGCTCGGTGGCGCGCTACGAGGCGCGCGTCGGCGACAACCACCACCACGTCGTGTGCCGATCGTGCGGTGACATCGCCGACGTCGACTGCGCCGTCGGCAATACGCCGTGCTTGACCGCATCCGACGACCAGGGCTTCGCGATCGACGAGGCCGAGGTCGTCTACTGGGGCCGATGTCCTGAGTGTGACGCGGCAGCCGCGGGCTGA